One Chloroherpetonaceae bacterium genomic window, GGTAATATTCAGTGCATTGATGATGGAAAAAAGCGTAGTGATGCCTAAGAGACTAAGCGTTACGACCAAAAAGCCCGAGACAGCACCACCACGCAGAGCAATGCGTAAGGCTTCGTTAAGCGAGCGGGTTGCAGCAGCTGCAGTACGAATGTTAGCGCGAATTGACACCCACATTCCAATATAGCCTGAGACCACTGAGCAAAGTGCCCCTACGACAAATGCCAGCATGGTCCAAAGGGCAAGAGCAACGGGATTTTGCACGGGGTCATGCTCCGTGGTGGCGCGTAAGAATGCGTAGAGAATGAAGAGCAAAAGCGCTGTCAGAATAGCAAGCAGAAAAATTGTGCGATTTTGCCGCGACAAAAAGGCTTCAGCGCCTTCTTTAATCGCATCAGAAATGCGGCGCATCGCATCACTGCCCATATCGCTCGAGAGCACTTGACGCGTCAGAAATAGCGCAAAAAGTAAGCCGATACCGGCAGCAGAGAAAACAAAGGAAAGTTCCATACTGCAAGTGTTTTTGTTGCCTTGTTGACATTCTGACCATCTGAAGCACGGCGCTTCATGACGGTGTGCGAAGATAGCGATTTTGCACAATTGTGCCGTTTTGCAACAAGCAAATGTTGGATAGTGTGGAGCACATCGCAGCGTGATGCATTACGCCGGCTTGCTACTGCAGTCGCTTTGAGGCAGCCAAGACAAGAGAAGCAAGTGCGAAGCCGCAAGGGGCGCTTGGCTTTGAGGATGTAGTGGCATGCTCTCTACGGCAAGGCGAAGTTTGAGAAGTAGCCCAAACGCCGTATCTTGAAGCCGTCTTGTCAATTTTATGCACATCACGAATGGCTTCATCAGATGATTTCGCTCAAGCTGACCCGTTCCGCAATGGACACCTGCGGTTAGACCCGAACAAGCAGAAAGAATTCTTCAAGCTGGTGCAAGAGAAATACAACGGTGATTTGTATGCAGCCTTGCGACGAGCGATTGACTACTTTCTGGTCTATGAAAAATCTGCTAACCTCAAGCGAGTCTCAGAAACGCTGCAAGAAATTCAGAGCAAAATCCTGCGCATCAAGGAAATGAGTTCTCAGATTTCGGATACGATGAAGACTATCAACGAAACAAATGCGCGCCTGCGGGAAGCGCGTGACGCACAAGAAGCTCAAGAAGCAAAGCGCAACGGTGCGGCTCAGAACTGAAAGTAGATGAATGGCTGCATATCAGCCGAAATGGCTTGATAGAGTGCAAAGATGGTTAGGGCAGCGATTGCAGCCTTTGCATACACAGGTGTGCGCACGAAGAAATCTTTTCCGCTTTCCTTCCAAGCCAATGGCATCCACTGCCAGAAAAAGCCTAATGCCATCACGCTAAAGACTGCTGCATAGCCCGACACCACGCTGGGAATCAAGGCAAACTCAATGCCGCCTGCAAGCTTTTGCAGCATTTCGAAGGCGAGTTCAAGCGACTCCGCCCGAAAGAAAATGCGTGTAAAAGTGATGAACGAAAAAGTAAGCAGCACAGAGACGACAGTGATAAATGGGCTGGTGCTGTCTTTAATAGGACTAATGCGCCGCCAGTAGCGGTAAAAAAGCAGTGCTAAGCCGTTCAAGCCGCCCCAAATCACAAAGTTCCAGCTTGCGCCGTGCCATAAGCCACCCAAGAGCATCGTCAGCATAATATTCAAGTTTGTGCGCCATTCACCGTAACGATTGCCGCCTAAAGGAATGTAGAGGTAGTCCCGCAGCCAAGTAGAGAGGGAAATATGCCAGCGCCGCCAGAAGTCAGCGACGTTCTCTGCTTTATGCGGTTCATTGAAGTTTGCAGGGAGTCTGAATCCCATTACTTGTGAAAGACCGATGGCAATATCGGTGTAGCCTGAAAAATCGCAGTAGACCTGCAGCGAGTAGCCGTAGCACGCCATCAAAGCCTCAAAGCCTGTGTAGGCGCTGGGGTGCGCAAAGACGCGGTCAATGAAGTTGACTGAGATAAAGTCGCTCACAAGCATTTTCTTCGTAAGACCCTTGAGAATGAGAAAAAGCGCTACGCCAAACTCTCTCTCACTGAGCTGATAGGGCTTTTGCATCTGCGGAATGAAGGTTGTGGCACGCACGATGGGTCCAGCGACCAGTTGCGGAAAGAAGGTAACGAAGAAGCCAAAGTCCAAGAGGTTGTGAAGCGGCGCCAGCTCTTTGCGATAGACATCAACCACATAGCTAAGCTTCTGGAAGGTGAAAAAGGAAATACCAATTGGCAGGATAATGTGCTCAACATCGAAGCGCGTGCCAAGAAAGCCATTTGCCCAGTGGGCGATGAAGTTGAAAACTTTAAGGTCTGTCTGAAATAGCGCATTGTAGGTGTCAGTAAAAAAGTATGCGTATTTGAAATACGCTAGAACACCTAAATTCAAAAGCACGCTTGCCCAAAGCCAAAGTGGTCGGGTGCGCTCAGACGCGGCAGGTATCTGACGCGCAATTGCATAATCTGCAAGCGTAGAGAAAAAAAGCAATAGCACGAAAAGTCCAGCAGTCTTGTAGTAAAAGAAGAGGCTGACAAAGAAGAGATAGGCATTGCGCCAGCTAAGGCGTTGATAGACAAGCGTATAGCCAGCCAAGACTGCTGCAAAAAACCACCAAAACGCGCTGCGTGTAAAAATCATTGGCGTCTCGGGGTGATAGAACAATATGGATTCCAGCCAAGTCAGCATTTCGAGTCTTAGTGTGTTGGTGCAAAGCGATGGTGATAAGTTTGGTAGGCGCGCACGAAGGCTTCAAAGAAAAGCTCACCTAAGAGAGTGTACCCGTCGTGGTTAAAATGCACACGGTCGCGTTTAGCGAGATGAGCACGCTGCCATTGGGTGAAAGATTTGAGGCCGCCCATAACTTCAAATAAGTCCCAGACGGCGGCACGATAGCGCTGAGCCAAGCGCAAGATTGCTTGACGTGCAGCCAGTGTGTTTGCGTTAGCTTGCTTGCTGCGTCGGAGATTATCGCTGTTGGTGATGAGCAAAAGCGCAGCATGGGGTGCGGCTGACTTAATGCGTTGCAGCAAGGCTTCATACTCTGCCTCAAACTGCTGTGCGTT contains:
- a CDS encoding MBOAT family protein, translating into MLTWLESILFYHPETPMIFTRSAFWWFFAAVLAGYTLVYQRLSWRNAYLFFVSLFFYYKTAGLFVLLLFFSTLADYAIARQIPAASERTRPLWLWASVLLNLGVLAYFKYAYFFTDTYNALFQTDLKVFNFIAHWANGFLGTRFDVEHIILPIGISFFTFQKLSYVVDVYRKELAPLHNLLDFGFFVTFFPQLVAGPIVRATTFIPQMQKPYQLSEREFGVALFLILKGLTKKMLVSDFISVNFIDRVFAHPSAYTGFEALMACYGYSLQVYCDFSGYTDIAIGLSQVMGFRLPANFNEPHKAENVADFWRRWHISLSTWLRDYLYIPLGGNRYGEWRTNLNIMLTMLLGGLWHGASWNFVIWGGLNGLALLFYRYWRRISPIKDSTSPFITVVSVLLTFSFITFTRIFFRAESLELAFEMLQKLAGGIEFALIPSVVSGYAAVFSVMALGFFWQWMPLAWKESGKDFFVRTPVYAKAAIAALTIFALYQAISADMQPFIYFQF